A DNA window from Peromyscus leucopus breed LL Stock chromosome 3, UCI_PerLeu_2.1, whole genome shotgun sequence contains the following coding sequences:
- the LOC114684388 gene encoding taste receptor type 2 member 136-like has protein sequence MTSTGIGLIALLTIQVKCIICVAWAVINHFNTWLATILSILYLLKIGNFLNLIFLGLKGKIKSVIVVVLLGSLMLLFPNLVMGTICGKVQVDGHRGNLTGKLKLAYIVNHTLLMTLTLNNVIPFTTSMICLLSLLLLIYSLCKHLQTIKLYSKGSQDPSTMAHIKALQAVISFLLLFSMFILSLIISGYSYMTSLDEPVHLIYQVIGTLYPSSHSCILIQGNNKIKQAFVLVMVQVRTRLWLKEPKP, from the exons ATGACGAGCACAGGGATTGGG TTAATAGCTTTATTAACTATACAAGTAAAATGCATTATTTGTGTTGCCTGGGCTGTAATCAACCATTTTAATACCTGGCTGGCAACTATACTCAGCATACTGTATTTGCTGAAGATAGGCAATTTCTTGAACCTTATTTTTCTTGGCCTGAAGGGAAAAATTAAGAGTGTCATTGTAGTTGTTCTTTTGGGGAGTTTGATGCTTTTGTTTCCTAATCTTGTGATGGGAACCATATGTGGGAAAGTCCAAGTGGATGGTCACAGAGGCAACTTGACTGGGAAGCTCAAACTGGCTTATATCGTAAACCATACACTTTTGATGACATTAACTCTGAACAATGTCATTCCCTTTACCACATCTATGATCTGCCTtctgag tcttcTGCTGTTAATCTATTCTCTGTGTAAACACCTTCAGACAATAAAGCTTTACAGTAAAGGATCCCAAGATCCAAGCACTATGGCCCACATTAAGGCTTTGCAAGCTGTGATCtcctttctgttgttattttccaTGTTCATTCTGTCTCTAATCATATCAGGTTACAGTTATATGACGTCTCTGGATGAGCCAGTCCACCTGATTTACCAGGTTATTGGCACCCTGTATCCTTCAAGCCATTCCTGCATACTGATACAGGGAAACAACAAGATCAAACAGGCCTTTGTGTTGGTGATGGTGCAGGTGCGAACAAGGCTCTGGCTGAAAGAACCAAAACCTTGA
- the LOC114684386 gene encoding taste receptor type 2 member 124-like — MGPVLHSISTTAVVAEFILGNLNNGLIVLNNCIDWINKRELSPVDQILIILASSRVTLLWETIFIWVKTQSISFITREELKILVFCWILSNHFSLWLAIALSIFYLLRIANFWQIFLYLKWRPKQLIVGVLLGSLAFLLANLMQMSITLEERLNQYGGNTTVNFMGTEYTLFSELIIFKMIMFSVTPFSLALISLLLLVLSLWKHLQKMQLNSRGYGDPSTKAHRNAMKIIVSFLLAYTIYFLPLLITWVAKKNHSELVQIICMITGLTYPSIHSLILILENSKLKQTSLLVLRHLGYRLKGQNIPTI; from the coding sequence ATGGGGCCTGTCCTCCACAGCATCTCCACCACGGCAGTAGTTGCAGAGTTCATTCTGGGGAATCTGAACAATGGATTGATAGTGCTGAACAACTGCATTGACTGGATCAACAAGAGAGAGCTTTCCCCAGTTGATCAAATCCTCATTATCTTGGCAAGTTCCAGAGTTACTCTCCTCTGGGAAACAATATTTATTTGGGTTAAAACCCAATCAATTTCATTTATTAccagagaagaattaaaaatacttGTGTTCTGCTGGATACTATCTAACCACTTCAGCCTCTGGCTTGCCATAGCCCTCAGCATCTTTTATTTACTCAGAATAGCTAACTTCTGGCAGATCTTTCTCTACTTGAAATGGAGACCTAAACAACTGATTGTGGGGGTGTTGCTGGGAAGCTTGGCCTTCTTGCTTGCAAATCTGATGCAAATGAGCATCACTCTTGAAGAGAGGTTGAATCAATATGGAGGAAACACAACTGTGAATTTCATGGGGACAGAGTATACACTATTTTCAGAGTTGATCATATTCAAGATGATTATGTTCTCTGTAACACCATTTTCATTGGCTTTAATCTCATTGCTCCTGTTAGTCCTCTCTTTGTGGAAACATCTCCAGAAGATGCAGCTCAATTCCAGAGGATATGGAGACCCCAGTACCAAGGCCCACAGGAATGCCATGAAAATTATAGTCTCCTTCCTCCTGGCCTACACTATTTATTTTCTGCCCCTTTTGATAACATGGGTTGCTAAGAAAAATCACAGTGAACTGGTTCAAATTATTTGTATGATAACTGGACTCACATATCCTTCAATTCACTCATTAATCCTGATTCTAGAAAACTCTAAATTAAAGCAGACTTCTCTTTTGGTACTGAGGCATCTGGGATATAGGCTGAAAGGACAGAATATCCCAACAATTTAA